CGAAGACCCCCACAGCAGAAGGAGTCAGTGTGTCCAGTTCAGCAACCTCCCGAGTGATCTCGGTCGGCGGCGCAGTGCTCGCCGCCACCCTCGTGCTCTCCTCGTGCTCCGGCCAGACGGCCGCCAGCCAGCCGAGCGGCGACCCCGATGCGCCGAAGATCGCCATGATCTACGGCACCACCGGCGACTTCTCGTTCATGGACAGCGCCTACAAGGGCTTCACCGACGCGCAGGACGAGTACGACTTCACCCCGATCGACCTCTCGAGCCCGAACTCCGACGACTTCCAGGACCGTATCGATCTCGCCATCTCAGAGGGCGCGGGCCTCGCGATCGGCATCGGGTTCCAGTACGCCACGCCCATGGCCGAGACCACCGACCACCCCGACACCGCCTTCGTCGCGGTCGACATCGACAAGGGCACCACGATCCCCGACGTCACGACCATCTCGTTCGCGGCCGAGCAGTCGTCGTACCTCGTCGGCGTCGCCGCGGCACTCGCCTCGACGACGGGGCACGTCGGGTTCATCGGCGGCGTCGACCAGCCCAGCATCCAGAACTTCTTCGTCGGCTACGAGGCCGGAGCGAAGTCGGTCAATCCCGACATCGTCGTCGACAGCACCTACCTGTCGCCGCTCGGCGACTTCACGGGCTTCTCCGACCCCACCAAGGGCAAGGAGGCGGCCGCCTCGATGTACGCGGGCGGAGCCGACGTCATCTACGCGGCGGCCGGCGGATCGGGCCTCGGCGTGTACGAGCAGGCTCTCGCGTCGAGCACGCCGGATGCGCAGGTGTGGGCGATCGGCGTCGACGGCGACGTGTACCAGCAGGTCGACGAGTCGATCAAGCCGTACATCCTCACCTCGGCGATCAAGAACGTCAACGTCGCCGTGGAGGACAGCATCGCCGCCTTCCTCGACGGAACCCTCGAGCCGGGCGAGCAGACCTTCGACCTCTCGAACGACGGCGTCGGGTACTCGACGAGCGGCGGATTCCTCGACGAGTTCGAGGCGCAGATCGAAGAAGCCAAGCAGGCCATCATCGAGGGCGCCATCACGGTGCCGAGCGCCCTGTAGAGCGCGGTCGGGCGCGCACATGGTGGAGCGGGAAGAGCTGGTGCGACTCACCGGCATCGTCAAGAGGTTCGGCACCTTCGTCGCCAACGATCGCATCGACCTGTCGGTGAAGGCCGGCACGGTGCACGCGATCGTCGGGGAGAACGGCGCGGGCAAGTCGACCCTCATGAAGATCCTGGCCGGTGAGGAGAACCCCGACGAGGGCACGATCGAGATCGCGGGCGTCGGGCGCGCGTTCCGGTCCCCTCGGGACGCGCAACGTGCCGGTGTCGGCATCGTGCACCAGCATTTCCTGCTCGCCGACGCGCTTCGCGTGTGGGAGAACGTCGTGCTCGCCGACGAGCCGGGGTCCGCGCTCCGGCTCGACACCGTCGCCGCGCGTCGCCGCGTGGCCGACCTCGCCGCGGCCAACGGCTTCTCGGTCGATGTCGACGCCGTCGTGCGCGACCTCGGCGTCGGGGCGAGGCAGCGGGTCGAGATCCTCAAGGTGCTCTACCGCGACGCGCGCATCATCATCCTCGACGAGCCGACCGCGGTGCTCGTGCCGAGCGAGGCGCAGTCGCTCTTCGCGGCGATGCGCACGTTCACCGAGGCCGGGGCATCCGTCATCTTCATCTCGCACAAGCTCGACGAGGTGCTCGACTTCGCCGACGAGATCACCGTCATCCGCGCCGGCGAGGTCGTCGGGCACACGACGCCGGCCGCGACGAGCGCACGCGAACTCGCCTCGCTCATGGTGAAGGTCGCGATGCCCTCGGTGGCACCTCGCGTGGAACCGCCCGGTGAAGAGATCGTGCTCGAGGGCCGACGGCTCACGGTCAGCGACGACGGCGAGGTGCCCGCGCTCGACGACGTGTCGTTCTCGGTTCGATCCGGCGAGATCCTCGGCGTCGCCGGAGTCGAGGGCAACGGCCAGTCCGAGCTCATGCTCGCCGTGCTCGGACGCGTTGCGGCACGCGGCACGGTGTCGGTCGGGGGAGCGG
The Agromyces albus DNA segment above includes these coding regions:
- a CDS encoding BMP family lipoprotein; translation: MSSSATSRVISVGGAVLAATLVLSSCSGQTAASQPSGDPDAPKIAMIYGTTGDFSFMDSAYKGFTDAQDEYDFTPIDLSSPNSDDFQDRIDLAISEGAGLAIGIGFQYATPMAETTDHPDTAFVAVDIDKGTTIPDVTTISFAAEQSSYLVGVAAALASTTGHVGFIGGVDQPSIQNFFVGYEAGAKSVNPDIVVDSTYLSPLGDFTGFSDPTKGKEAAASMYAGGADVIYAAAGGSGLGVYEQALASSTPDAQVWAIGVDGDVYQQVDESIKPYILTSAIKNVNVAVEDSIAAFLDGTLEPGEQTFDLSNDGVGYSTSGGFLDEFEAQIEEAKQAIIEGAITVPSAL
- a CDS encoding ABC transporter ATP-binding protein → MVEREELVRLTGIVKRFGTFVANDRIDLSVKAGTVHAIVGENGAGKSTLMKILAGEENPDEGTIEIAGVGRAFRSPRDAQRAGVGIVHQHFLLADALRVWENVVLADEPGSALRLDTVAARRRVADLAAANGFSVDVDAVVRDLGVGARQRVEILKVLYRDARIIILDEPTAVLVPSEAQSLFAAMRTFTEAGASVIFISHKLDEVLDFADEITVIRAGEVVGHTTPAATSARELASLMVKVAMPSVAPRVEPPGEEIVLEGRRLTVSDDGEVPALDDVSFSVRSGEILGVAGVEGNGQSELMLAVLGRVAARGTVSVGGADVSGLSTEQRRGVGMAYIPEDRHHDGLVLSMPLRENAALGHHSRPPVKRGPWFSRSGAAAVAERVIARFDVRGGGPMTLASALSGGNQQKFIVGRELGSDPRVLIAAHPTRGVDIGAQSAVWAELIEARDRGLGTLLISADLDELLALSDRLLVFYRGTIVGELDPRATDAETLGEYMTGVRSDRIAAPIDGKAAE